The Nitrospirota bacterium genome includes the window GCATCTCTGTATTCTTTATAGCCTTTCCAGTAAGCGGTTATATTCCCTGCATTTCCAACAGGCAGGGCATGGTATTCAGGGGCAGTACCGAGCCGGTCGCATACCTCAAAAGCCGCTGTCTTCTGGCCTTCAAGCCTGAAAGGGTTTATCGAATTCACAAGGGTTATCGGGTATTTCCTGACAAGTTCCTTTACTATATTCAAGGCATCGTCAAAATTACCATCTACCTGTAACACCTTTGCTCCATGCACTATGGCCTGGGCGAGCTTGCCGAAAGCTATTTTACCTTCTGGTATTAATACAATTGCTGTAAGGCCAGCCTTTGCAGCATAAGCAGAGGCAGATGCAGATGTATTTCCTGTTGAAGCACAGATGACAGCCCTTGAGCCTTCCTCCATTGCCTTTGAAATGGCAAGGGTCATTCCACGGTCTTTAAAAGAGCCTGTTGGATTTACGCCGTCGAACTTGAAATATAAATTCAGCTTTTTACTTAAATCGCCTAAATTTGTAACCTTTATTAAAGGGGTGTTGCCTTCTTTAAGGGTGATAATAGGGGTTTTATCTGATACAGGTAAGAAATCCCTGTATTTTTCAATTACTCCTCGCCATGGTTGCATAATTATTCCAGGATGTCTCCTTCCACAAGCTCCACCACAATCCCCTGCTGTTTTAAGGATTCTATTCCATTTTTAAGATTCTCTTCAGTGCCCTCAAGCTCAAG containing:
- a CDS encoding threonine synthase; this encodes MQPWRGVIEKYRDFLPVSDKTPIITLKEGNTPLIKVTNLGDLSKKLNLYFKFDGVNPTGSFKDRGMTLAISKAMEEGSRAVICASTGNTSASASAYAAKAGLTAIVLIPEGKIAFGKLAQAIVHGAKVLQVDGNFDDALNIVKELVRKYPITLVNSINPFRLEGQKTAAFEVCDRLGTAPEYHALPVGNAGNITAYWKGYKEYRDAGKIKDLPKMLGFQASGAAPLVLGHPVEKPETIATAIRIGNPASWKGAIQARDESGGRIEAVTDDEILSAYKTIASLEGVFCEPASATSLAGVIKLNEEGYFRGGETIVCTLTGHGLKDPDIALKVSPKPIKVKAAVSEVEKLLKDVL